The Tistrella bauzanensis DNA window GACCGGATCTGGCGGATTCCACTCTGGCCGTCTATCATTCCCGTCTCCAGTCCCGGCTCGACGACCTGCTCAAGATCGTGCCCGCCACCAAGGCGGGACAGAAGCTGCTCCGCATCATCAAGCGCTTCCGCCAGAACCTCTTCGTCTTCGTCACCAACCGCGCCATCCCGGCCACCAACAACGGCTCCGAACAGGCGCTCAGGCCATGCGTCGTCTTCCGCAAGGTCACCAATTGCTTCCGTTCCGAATGGGGCGCCACCCTCTACGCCAATGTCCGATCCGTCGTCGAAACCGCCCGACGACGAGGCATCGGTATCCTTCGCGCAATTCGGCTCACCCTTGACGGAGCCGCCCTGCCGGTCGCATCGTAGCCTTGGCTCCGTCGGCGACGTGAGCAATTAC harbors:
- a CDS encoding IS66 family transposase; this encodes DHQACLAHLLRDIQYAIDAGDDALAPGLKALLKRATRIGRRRPDLADSTLAVYHSRLQSRLDDLLKIVPATKAGQKLLRIIKRFRQNLFVFVTNRAIPATNNGSEQALRPCVVFRKVTNCFRSEWGATLYANVRSVVETARRRGIGILRAIRLTLDGAALPVAS